The genomic interval CCGCGTCTGACCTGGGTAACCCGGGGCCGCTTTGCGGCCCTATCGCCGGCAAGCCAGCTCCCACAGGGACCGCACAGGCCTCGTGGGCATCGGCATCCCTGTGGGAGCTGGCTTGCCGGCGATAGGGCCGGTACAGGTGTCCGCTTACTTGACGATCATCCCCACCCCACGCCCACGCGGATCGGAAGCGGTCTCAAGCTTCGCTCCATCCACCCGGATCGCCTGGATATCGCCCATCTCCCAGCCTTGGTCCTCAAGCACGTAGCCCATCTTCTTCAGCTCATCCGCCACCGGCCCGGTCAGGGGTGCATAGCTGTCAAAGTAGATAGTGTCCTTGGGCAGCAACTGATGGTGCACGCGCTGTGCCGCCACCGCCTTGTCCAGCGGCATACCGTAGTCGTACATGTTGTTCATCACCTGAAAGATCGAGGTGAAGATCCGCGAACCGCCTGGGGTACCGATGACCAGCTCGACCTTGCCATCACGGGTCATAAGGCTGGGGCTCATCGAGGACAGCATGCGCTTGCCCGGTTCGATTGCGTTGGCATCGCCACCCACTACGCCAAAGGCATTCGCAGCGCCTGGCTTGGCGCTGAAGTCGTCCATCTCATCGTTGAGCAGGAAGCCTGCGCCCTTCACCACCACGCCACTGCCGTAGTCAAGGTTGAGGGTGTAGGTGTTGCTGACCGCATTGCCCTGCTTGTCCACGATCGAGAAATGCGTGGTCTGATGCGGCTCAAGGCCCGGTTTGACCTTGTCGGTGTCGGAAATGGCCTTGGGGTTGACCTGCGCGGCGCGCTTGGCCAGGTAGTCCTTGGCCACCAATTGGTCCACCGGCACCTTGGTAAAGGCCGGGTCGCCCAGGTAGTCGGCACGGTCAGCGAAAACGCGCTTCTCGATTTCGGCCAACAGGTGAATGTACTGCGCCGAGTTGTGCGCTACGCCCTTGAAGTCCGCCGCGCGGTCTTCCTTGATGCCCAACAGCTGGGCCAGGGCGACACCGCCAGAACTTGGCGGTGGTGCGGTATAGACCACATTGCCACGCCAGCTCACCGCCATCGGCTCACGCCATACGGCTTTGTAATCCTTCAAGTCATCCTTGGTGATCAGGCCCTTGTCAGCCTGCATCTGTGCCACCAGCAGGTCGGCGGTCTTGCCCTGGTAGAACTCGCTCACGCCCTTGTCGGCAATGCGTTCCAAGGTCTGAGCCATTTCTGGCTGCTTGAACAACTCGCCGACCTTCATGTTGCCAAAGTAGTCATTGAAGTTGGTCGCAGTCTTGAACATGCCCTGGGCATCGTTGCGGTACTGGTACTGTTTTTCAGCCACCTTGAAACCGTTTTTCGCATAGCCGATGGCCGGGGTCAGCAGCTCGCTCCAGGGCAGCTTGCCGAACTTCTGGTGCGCCTCCCACAGGCCCATCACCGTGCCTGGCACACCCGCAGCGCGAACCCCGACCAGGCTCAGGTTTTCGATGACCTCACCCTTGTCGTCCAGGTACATGTTGCGTGTAGCGGCCTTTGGCGCGACTTCGCGGTAGTCGAGGAAGTACGGTTTGCCGTCGACGAACAGGGTCATGAACCCACCACCGCCAATGTTACCGGCCTCCGGATAAGTCACCGCCAGGGTGAAGGCAGTGGCCACTGCGGCATCTACCGCGTTACCGCCCTTTTTCAGAATATCGGCGGCCACCTGTGCACCATATTGATCGGGTGCAGCCACCGCGCCGCCCTCCAGCGTGGCGGCATAAACCGAGGAACAGCTCAGGATCGCGGCTGCGAGAGCCAGGTACTGGAACGGGACAATACGCATGACACTTCCTTGGTGTTGTTTTTGTTGAGCACTCAGTAAGACCCAAGCGTTTCGACTGTGCAATCAACCGTAGGAAATTTCGCCGCCTGTGGACAGGATCTGTCGCGTTCAGGCAACTCAGCAGGCGTACATCGCCAGCTTGCGCTGGATGAAATCGAGGAAGCACTGGATACGCAGCGCCAGCTGGGTGTTGCGGTAGTACACCGCGTGGATCGGCTGGCGGTAGCCATTGTTGGCCTCGCTCAGCAACACCTGCAGGCGCCCGGTGCGGATGTCCTCGTGGGTCATGAAGTGCGACAGGCTGACGATGCCCTCGCCGGCCAACGCCAGCTGGCGCAGGGTTTCACCGCTGGAGGCGATCAGCGCCGGGCGGATGCTGAAGCGGTCACCCTGAGCGTGGCGCAGCGGCCAATGGTTGAGCGATTCGGGCTGGCTGAAACCGAGCAGGCAGTGGCTGGCAAGGTCTTCGACCCGCTGCGGCGTGCCGTGCTGCTCAAGGTAGGCCGGGCTGGCCAGCACCTGTACCGGGCTGCACCCCAGGTTGCGTGCGTGCAGGCTGGAATCGGCCAACTCGCCAATGCGGATCGCCACATCGGTGCTTTGCTCCAGCAGGTCGATGATCAGATCATCGGTGTTCAGTTCAAGCTCGATGCCGGGGTACTGGCGACGAAACTCGCCGATCCACGGCAAGATGGCATGCAGCATGAACGGCGCAGCGGCGTTGATACGCAAGCGCCCGCTGGGTGTCTGGCGGTTCATCGACAGACGCTCTTCCATCTCGTTCATCTGCTCCAGAACCTGCCGCGAGCGCTCAAGGAAGTAACGGCCCTCTTCCGTGAGGTCCATGCGCCGGGTGGTGCGGTTGACCAAGGTGGTACCCAGCTTGCCCTCCAGGCGCGACAAGGTGCGGCTGACGGCGGATGGGGTCTGGCCCATCTGCTCGGCGGCAGCAGAAATCGAGCCGCAGTCGATGACGGCGACGAATACCTGGAGTTCTTCGGATCGGGTTTTCACATCTGGGCCTGTGGTTGGTCTGCGCAAGGATTAGATAGCCGCTTGTCGAGGCCACGTCCAGCAGCGCCTTTACCGGCCTCATCGCGGGGCAAGCCCGCTCCCACAGGTTTTGCACAACCATCAGGAACTGTGGAGAACTTGTGGGAGCGGGCTTGCCCCGCGAAGAGGCCGGAAAAGGCAACCTACTGCTGTGCCCTGCCGAACACCTTGTCCAGATGTGCCTCATAAGCAGCCAACGCCGCCGGCACATCCGGGCGCTTCATCACATCCACCGCCAGGTAAGTCGGCAGGCCAGTCATGCCAAGGAACTGGTTGGCCTTGTGGAACGGGAAGTACACGGCATCCACACCTTTGCCTTCGAAGAAGTCGCTCGGGTCATCGAACGCCTGCTGCGGCGCATTCCAGGTCAGCGACAGCATGTACTGCTTGCCGTGCACCAGCCCACCGCTGCCGTATTTCTGCGAGTGGTCCGAACGGGTACGGCCATCGTTGGCGTAAAGGCTGCCATGGCCCGCGGTAAAGACTTCGTCGATGTACTTTTTCACGGTCCAGGGTGCGCCCATCCACCAGCCCGGCATCTGGTACACGATCACATCGGCCCAGAGAAACTTCTCGACCTCGGCCTGCACGTCGTAGCCGCCGTCGATGAAAGTCTGCTGCACATCGTAACCGGCACGGTCCAGGTGAGCGATGGCCGCTTCGTGCAAGGTCGCGTTGAGGCGGCCTTCGGAATGGGCGAACTGTTTACCACCATTAAGCAGAAGGATCTTTTTCATGCTGGCCTCCCGGGCCGAGTGAAAATTTGATGCCGGCAGGTTAGAGGCTCGCGGGGCTGGGATACAGCAATGACGGGGCAAAATACAATTGAGCAGAAGTCACGAATGGGTAAAGCATTATTGCCTTAGAATCGTTTCACCACCCATCATCGAGTAGTGCCCCATGAGTGAGCAGTTCGCCTTCATCCTCAAAGCCAAGACCCGCCCGGAAATGGCTGATGCGTTCGAAACCCTGTTCCGCCCCTACGTCGAGCCCAGCCGCCAGGAACCGGGCTGCATCGAGTACCACATGCTGCGCGACCAGCAGGACCCAAGCCTGTTCGTGTTCTTTGAAGTGTGGGCCGACCAGGCTGCACTGGACGTGCACTCGGCTTTGCCGCACATGAAGGCGTTTTTTGAAAAGCGCATGGACTACCTGGAGCGCGATTTCGATATCCAGCGGGTCGACATGCTCAGTGCCTCGTCCGCTAGCCGTTGATCAGCAAGTGGCCGCCGAGTGCGGCCAGGCCGATGAAAAAGCAACGCTTGAACAGCAGCGCGCTGATGCGCTGACGCAACCACTGCCCGGCCAGCATGCCGAGCAAGGCGGGCGCCAGCATCAGCAGCGAAGCCCCCAACGCCTGGCCCCCCAGGGCATCCTGCCCGGCCAGGCCAACCGCCAGCGCCACGGTTGAAACCGTGAACGACAGGCCCAGGGCCTGGATCATCTGTTCACGGCTCAGGCCCAGGCTCTGCAGGTAGGGCACAGCAGGTATCACGAACACCCCGGTTGCCGCCGTGATCACCCCCGTCATCAGCCCGCAGACCGGCCCTAGCCAACGCTCGTGCGCCGGCGCCAGGTGCAAGCTTGGGCCGAGCAGGCCGTACAACGCATATGCCAACAAGGCCGCACCCAGTGCGTGCGCGGCCCATGGACCACTGT from Pseudomonas fortuita carries:
- the ggt gene encoding gamma-glutamyltransferase produces the protein MRIVPFQYLALAAAILSCSSVYAATLEGGAVAAPDQYGAQVAADILKKGGNAVDAAVATAFTLAVTYPEAGNIGGGGFMTLFVDGKPYFLDYREVAPKAATRNMYLDDKGEVIENLSLVGVRAAGVPGTVMGLWEAHQKFGKLPWSELLTPAIGYAKNGFKVAEKQYQYRNDAQGMFKTATNFNDYFGNMKVGELFKQPEMAQTLERIADKGVSEFYQGKTADLLVAQMQADKGLITKDDLKDYKAVWREPMAVSWRGNVVYTAPPPSSGGVALAQLLGIKEDRAADFKGVAHNSAQYIHLLAEIEKRVFADRADYLGDPAFTKVPVDQLVAKDYLAKRAAQVNPKAISDTDKVKPGLEPHQTTHFSIVDKQGNAVSNTYTLNLDYGSGVVVKGAGFLLNDEMDDFSAKPGAANAFGVVGGDANAIEPGKRMLSSMSPSLMTRDGKVELVIGTPGGSRIFTSIFQVMNNMYDYGMPLDKAVAAQRVHHQLLPKDTIYFDSYAPLTGPVADELKKMGYVLEDQGWEMGDIQAIRVDGAKLETASDPRGRGVGMIVK
- a CDS encoding LysR family transcriptional regulator, whose translation is MKTRSEELQVFVAVIDCGSISAAAEQMGQTPSAVSRTLSRLEGKLGTTLVNRTTRRMDLTEEGRYFLERSRQVLEQMNEMEERLSMNRQTPSGRLRINAAAPFMLHAILPWIGEFRRQYPGIELELNTDDLIIDLLEQSTDVAIRIGELADSSLHARNLGCSPVQVLASPAYLEQHGTPQRVEDLASHCLLGFSQPESLNHWPLRHAQGDRFSIRPALIASSGETLRQLALAGEGIVSLSHFMTHEDIRTGRLQVLLSEANNGYRQPIHAVYYRNTQLALRIQCFLDFIQRKLAMYAC
- a CDS encoding NAD(P)H-dependent oxidoreductase; amino-acid sequence: MKKILLLNGGKQFAHSEGRLNATLHEAAIAHLDRAGYDVQQTFIDGGYDVQAEVEKFLWADVIVYQMPGWWMGAPWTVKKYIDEVFTAGHGSLYANDGRTRSDHSQKYGSGGLVHGKQYMLSLTWNAPQQAFDDPSDFFEGKGVDAVYFPFHKANQFLGMTGLPTYLAVDVMKRPDVPAALAAYEAHLDKVFGRAQQ
- a CDS encoding putative quinol monooxygenase encodes the protein MSEQFAFILKAKTRPEMADAFETLFRPYVEPSRQEPGCIEYHMLRDQQDPSLFVFFEVWADQAALDVHSALPHMKAFFEKRMDYLERDFDIQRVDMLSASSASR
- a CDS encoding sulfite exporter TauE/SafE family protein, with the translated sequence MTTSLAFYQNIGPALSLLVVLTFLLAGAVKGVIGLGLPTIAMGLLGLAMPPAQAAALLIVPSTLTNIWQLASGGHLRALLARLGPMLALIFIGTLLGSAWLGIDSGPWAAHALGAALLAYALYGLLGPSLHLAPAHERWLGPVCGLMTGVITAATGVFVIPAVPYLQSLGLSREQMIQALGLSFTVSTVALAVGLAGQDALGGQALGASLLMLAPALLGMLAGQWLRQRISALLFKRCFFIGLAALGGHLLING